In Streptococcus parasuis, the following proteins share a genomic window:
- the ssb gene encoding single-stranded DNA-binding protein, giving the protein MINNVVLVGRMTRDAELRYTPSNQAVATFTLAVNRNFKNQDGEREADFINCVIWRQQAENLANWAKKGALIGITGRIQTRSYDNQQGQRVYVTEVVAESFQLLESRGQQSNYQDGSFGNSSPMDIQDEDLPF; this is encoded by the coding sequence ATGATTAACAACGTAGTATTGGTAGGACGCATGACTCGTGATGCAGAACTTCGTTACACTCCGTCAAACCAGGCTGTTGCGACTTTTACCTTGGCTGTCAATCGCAACTTCAAAAACCAAGATGGGGAGCGTGAAGCAGATTTCATCAACTGTGTCATTTGGCGTCAGCAAGCCGAAAACTTGGCTAACTGGGCTAAAAAGGGTGCTTTGATTGGAATTACAGGTCGCATTCAGACTCGTAGCTATGACAACCAACAAGGGCAACGTGTCTACGTTACTGAGGTAGTTGCAGAAAGTTTCCAACTCTTGGAAAGCCGTGGACAACAGTCGAATTATCAAGACGGCTCATTTGGAAATTCAAGTCCTATGGATATCCAAGACGAAGATTTGCCGTTCTAG
- a CDS encoding ERF family protein: MTVKESPIFATLCSIQTELVAPKGQYNSFGKYNYRSAEDILEALKPLLKKHDASLVLNDDIEQIGDRYYVRATVTLFACGSSISAQASAREEDTKKGMDGSQITGTASSYARKYALNGLFAIDDNKDPDTGEYANQTGKQAQAQKPAQSKPTSNPKQNQNASGSVKYITGAQAKKLREDIKNIAEASGGPVNTVGVWFIGQLGVDKIESIPADRLKEAQDLIVKTKKAKGIE; encoded by the coding sequence ATGACAGTAAAAGAATCGCCAATATTTGCAACCCTGTGCAGTATTCAGACAGAGCTGGTTGCACCGAAAGGACAGTACAATTCTTTCGGAAAATACAACTATCGTAGTGCAGAGGATATTTTGGAGGCACTAAAGCCTTTACTCAAAAAGCATGATGCATCCCTGGTATTAAATGACGATATCGAACAGATTGGGGACCGCTACTATGTTCGTGCTACAGTAACATTATTTGCATGTGGCAGTTCAATCAGTGCCCAAGCGTCAGCAAGGGAAGAAGATACAAAGAAAGGTATGGATGGCAGCCAGATCACCGGAACTGCATCCAGTTACGCTCGAAAATATGCTCTTAACGGGTTGTTTGCCATTGATGATAACAAGGATCCTGATACTGGCGAATATGCGAACCAGACTGGTAAGCAAGCACAAGCTCAGAAACCAGCGCAAAGTAAGCCTACATCAAATCCGAAACAGAACCAGAACGCATCTGGCAGTGTTAAGTACATCACGGGAGCCCAAGCGAAGAAGCTACGTGAAGACATCAAGAATATTGCGGAGGCTTCAGGCGGTCCGGTTAATACCGTTGGAGTGTGGTTCATTGGCCAGCTGGGCGTGGATAAAATCGAAAGTATTCCAGCTGACCGTTTGAAAGAAGCACAGGATCTGATTGTAAAAACTAAGAAAGCGAAAGGGATTGAATGA
- a CDS encoding DEAD/DEAH box helicase family protein yields MEIELRKWQAEAVKRSDRDCLGIFLEGLGGRGKTICAFEIAKHKGAKKVLVLNNRLSILNGWIDTHNKLYSQDFQLEAMTDKRMQNIVASGVVLEFDVLIVDEWQNMSSEANYKAYKKIRRGYSIGLSATPIRKKGQNFYPLEKTIFGQAEPNNKFDWQKQHGKMKYDRFSYSKEKWEDFRDYESYVSGLPNFFRWEEIEEIEGAEENNGFEVIFEPMWCLPANPDELNQLRRLNIVGKNGKYAMAKQSFGRKTFERYLTQTGFDVDFPKIKAVNADTPMLLQLDLLLAKQSEMLIVSKSKQIVEVIYERHPEIGIWTGDKKEGHDRINMVATSQVLGVGVDGLQHRFKTIVVLDPSQPSDGDYDDYRQLLWRITGSRQQHDVRVVEFYF; encoded by the coding sequence TTGGAAATCGAATTACGCAAATGGCAAGCTGAGGCCGTAAAACGGAGCGATCGCGATTGCCTAGGTATCTTTTTAGAGGGATTAGGCGGTCGCGGGAAGACTATTTGTGCCTTTGAGATCGCCAAGCATAAGGGTGCCAAGAAGGTCTTGGTCCTGAACAATCGGCTATCTATACTGAATGGCTGGATTGACACTCACAACAAGCTCTACTCACAAGACTTCCAGCTGGAAGCTATGACAGATAAGCGAATGCAGAATATCGTAGCAAGCGGTGTGGTCCTAGAGTTTGATGTTTTAATCGTCGACGAGTGGCAGAATATGTCCAGCGAGGCTAACTATAAAGCTTACAAAAAAATCCGACGTGGATACTCAATAGGGCTGTCCGCAACTCCAATCAGAAAGAAGGGTCAAAACTTCTATCCGCTGGAAAAGACAATCTTTGGTCAGGCAGAGCCAAACAACAAATTTGATTGGCAGAAGCAGCATGGCAAGATGAAATACGACCGTTTCAGCTACTCGAAGGAGAAGTGGGAAGACTTCCGTGACTATGAAAGTTATGTATCAGGATTGCCAAATTTCTTCCGTTGGGAAGAGATTGAGGAAATCGAAGGAGCAGAGGAGAACAACGGTTTTGAAGTTATCTTTGAGCCAATGTGGTGCCTACCTGCCAATCCTGATGAATTAAACCAACTGCGACGGCTGAACATCGTCGGAAAGAATGGTAAGTATGCTATGGCCAAGCAGTCATTTGGTCGAAAGACTTTCGAGAGGTATCTGACCCAGACAGGTTTTGATGTGGATTTTCCAAAGATTAAAGCAGTCAATGCAGATACACCAATGCTATTGCAGTTAGATCTTCTCTTGGCCAAGCAATCGGAAATGTTAATTGTCAGCAAGTCCAAGCAGATCGTTGAGGTTATCTATGAACGGCATCCTGAAATCGGTATTTGGACTGGCGATAAGAAAGAAGGGCATGATAGGATCAACATGGTCGCTACTAGCCAAGTATTAGGAGTTGGGGTCGATGGGCTCCAGCACCGTTTTAAAACAATTGTAGTTCTGGATCCGTCCCAGCCTAGTGACGGAGATTACGATGACTATCGGCAACTTCTTTGGCGGATTACTGGTAGCCGTCAGCAGCACGACGTTAGGGTCGTAGAATTTTATTTTTAA